One part of the Nostoc sp. PCC 7120 = FACHB-418 genome encodes these proteins:
- the hisC gene encoding histidinol-phosphate transaminase, whose protein sequence is MTNYFRSNVEAMASYVPGEQPPQGTQVIKLNSNENPYPPSPEALAAIKDIDGECLRRYPEPFGEEFRKAVSQLLGVPCNWVIVGNGSDEILSIVIRACAEPTRKVVYPVPTYVLYRTLTEMQAADILEIPYREYNILPVADLIAAHGSVTFIASPNSPSGHVVPSDDLRKLASELSGVLVIDEAYVDFAEESALNLVQDHENVILIRTLSKGYSLAGLRLGFGVGNPQLLNGLFKVKDSYNVDAIACKVATAAITDQAYKNACVAKVKASRTRLAKDLKQLGFCVWDSQANFLLTQPPQGNAEYLYQQLREKKILIRYFKQPGLEDKLRITVGTDEQNQILLQALRDLLESRD, encoded by the coding sequence ATGACTAATTACTTTCGGTCTAATGTTGAGGCTATGGCTAGTTATGTGCCTGGTGAACAGCCACCACAAGGGACACAGGTGATTAAGCTCAACAGTAATGAGAACCCTTACCCTCCTTCACCTGAGGCATTAGCGGCAATAAAAGATATTGATGGTGAATGCTTACGACGATACCCAGAACCATTTGGGGAAGAATTTAGAAAGGCTGTAAGTCAACTTTTAGGTGTTCCTTGTAATTGGGTGATTGTGGGTAATGGCAGTGACGAAATATTAAGCATAGTCATTCGTGCTTGTGCAGAACCGACGCGAAAGGTGGTTTATCCTGTGCCTACTTATGTGCTTTATCGCACATTAACCGAAATGCAGGCGGCGGACATTTTGGAGATTCCCTATAGGGAATATAACATTTTACCTGTGGCAGACTTGATTGCTGCTCATGGCTCTGTGACATTTATTGCATCGCCTAATAGTCCATCTGGTCATGTTGTACCAAGTGATGACTTACGGAAATTGGCTAGTGAATTATCTGGGGTTTTAGTTATAGATGAGGCTTATGTAGACTTTGCGGAAGAAAGTGCCTTGAATTTAGTTCAAGATCATGAAAATGTAATTTTGATTCGGACACTTTCTAAAGGATATTCCTTAGCAGGATTGCGTTTAGGATTTGGGGTTGGAAATCCTCAACTATTGAATGGATTGTTTAAAGTAAAAGATAGCTATAATGTTGATGCGATCGCCTGCAAAGTAGCCACAGCAGCCATCACTGACCAAGCTTATAAAAACGCTTGCGTAGCCAAGGTTAAAGCATCAAGAACTCGGTTAGCAAAAGACTTAAAGCAATTAGGTTTTTGTGTTTGGGATTCCCAAGCCAATTTTTTACTAACTCAACCTCCCCAGGGGAACGCCGAATACCTCTATCAACAACTTAGAGAAAAGAAGATTTTAATCCGCTACTTCAAACAACCAGGACTAGAAGATAAGTTACGTATT